One segment of Tamlana crocina DNA contains the following:
- a CDS encoding aminotransferase class I/II-fold pyridoxal phosphate-dependent enzyme, with the protein MAKIKRNNFLDTVDEVFTDATKQGVLHLYADGEVFTGRKISINKKSLFHFGTTGYLGLEQDERLKKAAAKAIFRYGTQFPLSKTYISHPLYRSLEGKVAQMYGHPVIITKNSSLGHIGVIPSAVSDRDAIILDHQVHWSVQSAAKTLKTRSVPIEMIRHNHLDMLEDKIKKLSSKHKRIWYMADGLYSMYGDEAPVLELMELSNKYPQLHFYFDDVHGMSWAGKNGTGFVMDKLQELPEHVLLFGTLSKTFGASGAVLVCSNKKMYGKIKTFGGPLTFSAQLEPASVAAAIASADIHLSPEIYTLQQDLLERINFFNAELDKTDLPLIKRNHSPVFYIGTGMPITGYNFVNRLMREGFFVNLGIFPAVPIKNTGVRITVSRHNQKEEIKALVEAMDYHYPKALEDTFTSDDSVRKAFNLPKKQLSPVVGSKSDGLSVQVERSISAIKKDEWNLFFGNRGVFDWDGLQFLEKTFSENQKAEENWDFYYFIIRDQLGKPVLATYFTYALWKEDMLAPASVSKEIERTRLDNPYYMVSYVLGMGSLFTEGAHLYLDNNHPLWQNAMHRLFDELEKLDDALNPSMIIFRDFDSVEILNEFFHNHGFFKVTMPEACMVHDLKWNGVENYLDTLSSRSRRHFKKDIAPFEAHFKIEVLDKVLPGQIDMFYGLFENVRKHNLGLNTFGFPRDMLQYMSDIPQWEFIVLSLKPRFADIEKEIPVGVMFCYKNVGKTYVPAFVGMDYKYAHDHQVYRQLLFQTVKRAGEMGLRTIDFGMTAGFEKRKIGASVLEKSAYIQAKDNFSMELMEMMETKK; encoded by the coding sequence ATGGCTAAAATTAAACGCAACAATTTTCTGGATACCGTCGATGAAGTATTCACCGATGCAACCAAACAGGGCGTACTGCATTTATATGCAGATGGAGAGGTATTTACCGGAAGAAAAATAAGTATCAATAAAAAGTCATTGTTCCATTTTGGGACCACTGGATATTTAGGGCTGGAACAAGATGAACGACTAAAAAAAGCGGCGGCCAAGGCCATCTTTCGATATGGTACGCAGTTCCCGTTATCCAAGACGTACATCTCCCATCCTTTATATCGCAGCCTGGAAGGAAAGGTTGCCCAGATGTACGGGCATCCCGTAATCATAACAAAAAACAGTAGTCTGGGACATATCGGGGTCATTCCAAGTGCGGTGTCCGACCGTGACGCCATTATATTGGACCACCAAGTGCACTGGAGTGTCCAAAGTGCTGCAAAGACCCTAAAGACCCGTAGCGTTCCCATTGAGATGATCCGCCATAACCATCTGGATATGTTGGAAGATAAGATCAAAAAACTGTCGTCAAAGCACAAAAGGATATGGTATATGGCCGATGGTCTGTATTCGATGTACGGTGATGAAGCGCCAGTGTTGGAATTGATGGAACTCAGTAATAAATATCCACAACTGCACTTTTACTTTGATGATGTGCACGGTATGAGTTGGGCGGGAAAAAACGGAACGGGATTCGTGATGGATAAACTTCAGGAATTGCCGGAGCACGTCCTTTTGTTCGGGACGCTCAGTAAAACCTTCGGGGCCAGTGGTGCCGTATTGGTCTGTTCAAACAAGAAAATGTACGGAAAGATCAAAACCTTTGGAGGGCCGCTTACCTTTTCGGCGCAACTGGAACCGGCATCGGTAGCGGCCGCAATAGCGTCTGCCGACATCCACCTTTCTCCGGAAATTTATACCCTCCAACAGGACCTATTGGAGCGCATAAACTTTTTTAACGCAGAATTGGACAAGACCGATCTGCCATTAATTAAAAGAAACCATTCGCCCGTTTTCTACATCGGAACGGGAATGCCCATCACCGGATATAATTTTGTAAACCGTTTGATGCGGGAGGGCTTTTTTGTGAACCTCGGTATTTTTCCGGCCGTTCCCATAAAGAACACGGGGGTCAGGATTACCGTTTCCAGACATAACCAAAAGGAAGAAATAAAAGCTTTGGTGGAGGCCATGGACTATCATTATCCCAAAGCCTTGGAGGATACATTTACCTCTGACGATAGTGTACGGAAAGCATTCAACTTGCCCAAAAAGCAGCTAAGCCCCGTTGTTGGGAGCAAATCGGACGGATTGAGTGTCCAGGTGGAGCGCAGCATTTCGGCAATCAAGAAAGATGAATGGAATCTGTTTTTTGGGAATCGTGGGGTTTTTGATTGGGATGGGCTCCAGTTCCTTGAAAAAACATTTTCCGAAAACCAAAAGGCTGAGGAGAACTGGGACTTCTATTATTTTATCATTCGAGATCAATTGGGTAAACCGGTATTGGCGACCTATTTCACCTATGCGCTTTGGAAGGAGGATATGTTGGCCCCAGCTTCGGTTTCCAAAGAAATAGAACGGACCAGGTTGGATAATCCATATTACATGGTGTCATATGTGCTGGGCATGGGGTCGCTTTTTACGGAAGGCGCACATCTTTATCTGGATAATAACCATCCACTGTGGCAAAATGCGATGCACCGATTATTTGATGAACTCGAAAAGTTGGATGATGCACTGAATCCATCAATGATCATATTTAGGGATTTTGATTCCGTAGAAATCCTGAACGAGTTTTTCCATAACCATGGCTTTTTTAAGGTGACCATGCCAGAGGCCTGTATGGTCCATGACCTGAAATGGAATGGAGTGGAAAATTACCTGGATACCCTGTCATCAAGATCCAGAAGGCATTTCAAGAAAGATATTGCGCCCTTTGAAGCACATTTTAAGATAGAGGTCCTGGATAAGGTCTTACCGGGGCAAATAGATATGTTTTATGGACTTTTTGAAAATGTCAGAAAACATAATCTTGGCCTGAACACCTTTGGGTTCCCCAGGGATATGCTACAATATATGTCCGATATCCCTCAATGGGAATTCATTGTACTGTCATTGAAGCCCCGTTTTGCGGACATCGAAAAGGAAATCCCCGTAGGCGTTATGTTCTGTTACAAGAACGTGGGCAAAACCTATGTTCCGGCCTTTGTGGGGATGGATTATAAGTATGCCCATGACCACCAAGTGTACCGCCAATTACTTTTCCAGACCGTAAAAAGGGCCGGTGAAATGGGGTTGCGGACCATTGATTTTGGAATGACGGCCGGTTTTGAAAAGCGAAAAATTGGAGCCAGTGTTCTGGAAAAGAGCGCATACATACAAGCGAAAGATAACTTTTCCATGGAGCTCATGGAAATGATGGAAACTAAGAAGTGA
- a CDS encoding RteC domain-containing protein: MNGKYRHAIDKFNQRLAGLRSDGRISLKKSNEGIHLCNNALYLLKEIVESRGFKNIKEEIHFFKKVKSEPLSFLVYFSEVRSCELLMPKIGVNNQLSFLKKKIRRINKFFNRNWDFVHYMEQELTYLDIQYFTRENQEFPVYALPEACYLDPKFFTSKDMLWARIKGMDHFSVYVKNVIKEVELQNKERHPQHKLSKPLQWTSSKAALTELIYALYATRAINNGQDDLKSIAAKFEVLFDINLGNLYKTYFEIKARKGSRSRFLEELRVRFNEKMENDDEFLDEGYRNA; encoded by the coding sequence ATGAATGGAAAATACAGACATGCAATTGATAAGTTCAATCAAAGACTAGCTGGTTTAAGGTCGGATGGAAGGATCTCCCTGAAAAAATCAAATGAAGGGATCCATTTATGCAACAATGCCCTCTATCTTTTAAAGGAAATCGTTGAATCGCGTGGATTTAAAAATATAAAGGAAGAAATACATTTTTTTAAAAAGGTCAAATCGGAACCGCTCAGCTTTCTCGTCTATTTCAGTGAGGTGCGGTCCTGCGAACTGTTAATGCCGAAAATTGGAGTGAACAACCAATTGTCCTTCCTTAAAAAGAAAATCCGCCGCATCAATAAGTTCTTCAATCGCAATTGGGATTTTGTCCATTATATGGAACAGGAATTGACCTATTTGGATATACAGTACTTTACCCGCGAAAATCAGGAGTTCCCCGTTTATGCCCTCCCGGAAGCCTGTTATCTGGATCCCAAATTTTTCACGTCCAAGGATATGCTATGGGCAAGGATAAAAGGGATGGACCATTTTAGTGTCTACGTAAAAAATGTAATCAAGGAAGTTGAGCTGCAAAACAAAGAACGGCATCCGCAGCACAAACTTTCCAAACCGCTCCAGTGGACATCTTCCAAGGCCGCGCTCACAGAACTTATTTATGCCCTGTATGCGACAAGGGCCATCAATAATGGACAGGATGATTTAAAATCCATAGCCGCTAAATTTGAAGTGCTATTTGATATTAACCTGGGCAACCTCTATAAGACCTACTTTGAAATCAAGGCCAGGAAAGGGAGCCGGTCGCGTTTTCTTGAAGAGTTAAGGGTACGCTTCAATGAGAAGATGGAAAACGATGATGAGTTTTTAGATGAAGGTTACAGAAATGCGTGA
- a CDS encoding helix-turn-helix domain-containing protein, whose translation MPTSIITTEDLYDFKLELLEEIKQLLQSQNGTPVKKWLKSPEVMKLLGISPGTLQNMRINGTIPYTKVGGILYYDYHEIMGVLENNRVHNKL comes from the coding sequence ATGCCAACAAGTATCATTACCACCGAAGATCTTTATGATTTTAAATTGGAATTGTTAGAGGAGATTAAGCAATTATTGCAGTCCCAAAATGGAACCCCAGTCAAAAAATGGCTCAAATCCCCAGAAGTCATGAAGCTTCTCGGGATTTCACCCGGAACATTACAGAATATGCGGATCAACGGGACCATTCCCTATACCAAGGTCGGGGGGATCCTATATTATGACTACCATGAAATTATGGGCGTACTGGAGAACAACCGTGTCCATAATAAGTTATGA
- a CDS encoding ATPase gives MKLDRPHIIIEGGVEFCLGSPQKDYVQYNFGKMLVYLEAKGKLMFGKKFRIYNEDREVLYRLCCYFIKDKASCEKFNIDIDKGILLTGPVGCGKTSMMRLLKHMVPHFRPYEVIPTRNIVFGFNNIGYRIIEQYGNHQFFCFDDLGVEPSGRYFGKDCNVLGEILLSRYDLFLKHKLKTHATTNLNADELEGRYGNRVRSRMRELFNLVAFDKKSKDKRK, from the coding sequence ATGAAGCTCGATCGTCCACATATCATCATTGAAGGCGGCGTTGAATTTTGTCTGGGATCGCCCCAAAAAGATTATGTCCAGTACAATTTTGGTAAAATGCTGGTCTATCTCGAAGCCAAAGGAAAGCTTATGTTCGGCAAGAAATTTAGGATTTATAACGAAGACCGTGAAGTGCTGTACAGGCTTTGTTGTTATTTCATCAAGGATAAGGCGAGCTGTGAAAAGTTTAACATCGATATCGATAAAGGGATTTTGCTCACCGGCCCAGTGGGGTGCGGTAAGACATCCATGATGCGATTATTGAAGCATATGGTGCCACATTTCCGTCCCTATGAGGTCATCCCCACCAGGAACATTGTTTTTGGGTTCAATAATATAGGTTATCGAATTATAGAGCAATATGGGAACCATCAATTTTTTTGTTTCGATGACCTGGGAGTGGAGCCTAGCGGAAGGTATTTTGGAAAAGATTGTAATGTGTTGGGGGAAATACTCCTCTCCCGCTATGATCTATTCCTCAAGCACAAACTAAAAACCCATGCGACAACCAATTTAAATGCCGATGAACTGGAGGGGCGATATGGTAATCGGGTGCGAAGCCGGATGCGTGAATTGTTCAATCTGGTTGCCTTTGATAAAAAGAGCAAGGACAAAAGGAAGTGA
- a CDS encoding AAA family ATPase produces MTLKRHLIDQLNLWKSKPNRKPLILRGARQVGKTTLVTEFAKSYKHHIYLNLEKKADSEYFEQTDEASTIIESLLISNNIVSKDIGETLLFIDEIQEQPKAIQLLRYFFEEIPDLHVITAGSLLEFSLKDVKSFPVGRVEFLYLYPFNFSEYLEAIGHRSGLNELNKIPVRSVAHKTLLSLFNDYAIIGGMPEVVDLYIKNQSVADLSPIYESIWSSYISDSEKYASNTTEKNVIKHIMSTAAYSIDERIKFQNFGNSNYRSREVGEAMRNLHQAKVIQLIYPTTATEVPIVPDLKKSPRLQFLDTGILNHILGISAKMLVMDDLSQSYKGAIIPHIITQELISIQVNTSDLPNFWVREKRQASSEVDLVYAMEGKVIPIEIKSGSTGSLKSLHQFIERTDHPYAIRIYAGEFSVQETKTPNGKPYLLMNLPYFLGTLIPQYITYFVKNYKLS; encoded by the coding sequence TTGACCTTAAAAAGACACCTTATTGACCAGTTAAACCTTTGGAAAAGTAAACCCAATAGAAAACCTTTGATCCTGAGGGGTGCCAGACAGGTGGGCAAGACCACATTGGTTACTGAATTCGCCAAAAGTTATAAGCACCACATTTATCTTAACCTTGAGAAAAAAGCGGACAGCGAATATTTCGAGCAAACCGATGAAGCGAGTACAATCATTGAGTCCTTATTAATCTCAAATAACATTGTTTCAAAGGACATTGGAGAGACGTTACTGTTTATCGATGAGATACAGGAACAGCCAAAAGCCATTCAACTTTTACGCTATTTCTTTGAAGAGATACCCGATCTTCATGTTATAACAGCTGGGTCGCTACTTGAATTTAGCCTTAAGGATGTTAAAAGCTTCCCTGTGGGCAGAGTTGAGTTTTTGTATCTGTACCCTTTTAATTTTTCAGAATATTTGGAAGCTATCGGGCATCGATCCGGATTAAATGAATTGAATAAAATTCCAGTAAGGTCCGTTGCCCACAAGACCTTATTATCATTGTTTAATGACTATGCCATAATAGGCGGTATGCCGGAAGTTGTGGACTTGTACATCAAAAACCAAAGCGTAGCAGATCTATCTCCTATTTATGAAAGTATTTGGAGTTCCTATATTAGTGATTCGGAAAAATATGCCTCTAATACAACAGAAAAGAATGTCATCAAGCATATTATGTCCACAGCGGCTTACTCCATAGATGAACGGATAAAGTTCCAAAATTTTGGCAACTCCAATTACAGGTCCAGAGAAGTTGGTGAGGCCATGCGTAATTTGCACCAAGCAAAAGTCATCCAGCTTATTTATCCAACCACGGCCACGGAGGTTCCTATAGTACCTGATTTAAAAAAATCTCCTAGACTACAGTTTTTGGACACGGGTATCCTTAACCATATATTGGGAATAAGCGCTAAGATGTTGGTCATGGACGATTTAAGCCAAAGTTACAAAGGCGCCATTATTCCCCATATCATTACCCAAGAACTGATTTCCATTCAGGTGAACACGTCCGATCTGCCCAATTTCTGGGTCCGGGAAAAAAGACAGGCTTCGTCCGAAGTTGATTTGGTTTATGCCATGGAAGGAAAAGTAATTCCCATAGAAATTAAATCGGGAAGTACGGGCTCTTTAAAATCATTGCACCAATTTATAGAACGTACCGACCACCCTTATGCCATCAGGATTTATGCCGGAGAATTTTCCGTTCAAGAGACCAAGACACCTAATGGAAAACCTTATTTACTAATGAATTTACCCTATTTCTTAGGAACCCTAATTCCTCAGTATATAACCTATTTCGTAAAAAACTATAAACTTTCCTGA
- a CDS encoding TraG family conjugative transposon ATPase — protein sequence MKTINFSAYHPILNIEDHVVFASNGNVVLCYEVMLPEIYSLSENDFEQLHSSWFQAFKSFPPGTVIHKQDVYRKSKYAAGNIPNRTFLQKATHDYFKDREFVEHNSYLFFVLPLDRALKAGKYVNPFKKVENGIHKTFDDRVHGFIQVVRDAISFINNGRKINVVPIHSDAILKLTHSYFNGFNEGFDTDISLGKKGIAIGDFHFDVLAVNSELCFGEAIQTSKVNDKFTSDDFSFHQGFIDGLGLDLDENHIVNHILYLDDKHKWRKLLEKKIEELSKSSNFGTQNKVVLKKIREIVDRINEDDSSRIVRGHLNVVYWADRAERLDGIASKIKAEFKELDIMPYSPKGEERKHYFLNSYPCFSSNFSNGDVYVTDLKHALCLWINNTNYISDATGIIFNDRQHNIPILKDVWDGKKKRIKARNFAIFAPTGEGKSFLANNILRQYFEDNVRLVIIDLGGSYSKFAKLYPEAHIILRYEQGKNLGINPFYISNDADLTPERLEDLAVFLLELLAEGKTVSKGREVAMKKVLLHYYGQVRKAHSLASLYHFVDRNKENLMQDLGIQEAHFSTYDFLHIISEYVEGGLYSFLFNVGEDQTYKIEDKRMIVFELDEVRDNKEILSVMLKLIKSAIQRTIWRNRSERGIILFDEFAKQLKFDNVLESVEFYYQAIRKQNGAIGIILQSINQLPDNSTSASILENTQVIYSLRNEKGYDELRKRLNLSDHDLNQLRSIRNNLTGDRKHTEMFIKTGKESNIFRLEVPPEVFAAYLTDGTENEAIMAIYRETSDMEEAIRKFLKRINQ from the coding sequence ATGAAGACAATTAATTTTTCGGCATACCATCCCATTTTAAATATCGAGGACCATGTGGTGTTTGCTTCCAATGGTAATGTGGTACTGTGCTATGAAGTCATGCTTCCTGAAATATATTCGCTTTCAGAAAACGATTTTGAGCAACTGCATAGCAGCTGGTTCCAGGCGTTTAAATCCTTTCCGCCGGGAACGGTCATCCATAAGCAGGATGTTTACAGGAAAAGTAAGTATGCTGCCGGAAATATACCGAATAGGACATTTCTGCAAAAAGCGACGCACGACTACTTTAAGGACAGGGAATTCGTAGAGCACAACAGCTATCTGTTCTTTGTACTTCCATTGGACAGGGCGCTGAAAGCTGGCAAATATGTGAACCCCTTTAAAAAGGTAGAAAATGGGATTCACAAAACTTTTGACGATCGGGTGCATGGATTCATCCAAGTAGTCCGTGATGCGATATCGTTTATCAATAATGGCCGTAAAATAAATGTCGTGCCAATCCACAGCGATGCCATTTTGAAGTTGACCCATTCCTATTTTAATGGGTTCAATGAGGGCTTCGACACAGATATCAGTTTGGGCAAAAAGGGCATTGCCATAGGGGATTTCCATTTTGATGTTCTGGCCGTCAACAGTGAACTGTGTTTTGGCGAGGCTATCCAGACCAGTAAGGTCAATGATAAGTTCACTTCGGATGATTTCAGCTTTCACCAAGGTTTTATTGACGGGCTGGGGCTCGACCTGGACGAAAACCACATCGTCAACCATATCCTTTATCTCGATGATAAACACAAGTGGCGAAAACTTTTGGAGAAGAAAATAGAAGAACTTTCCAAAAGTTCCAATTTTGGAACGCAGAATAAGGTTGTCCTAAAGAAAATCCGGGAAATTGTTGACCGTATCAATGAAGATGATAGCTCTCGTATTGTACGGGGGCACCTTAATGTGGTGTATTGGGCGGATAGAGCAGAAAGATTGGATGGTATCGCTTCCAAGATAAAAGCGGAATTCAAGGAACTGGATATAATGCCGTATTCTCCAAAAGGGGAGGAGCGCAAGCACTATTTCCTGAATTCATACCCTTGCTTTTCTTCCAATTTTTCCAATGGCGATGTGTATGTAACGGACCTTAAACATGCGCTGTGCCTATGGATCAACAACACCAACTATATTTCTGATGCCACTGGAATCATTTTCAATGACCGGCAGCATAACATTCCCATCCTCAAAGATGTATGGGACGGGAAAAAGAAACGCATTAAGGCCCGGAACTTTGCCATTTTTGCGCCCACAGGGGAAGGGAAATCCTTTTTGGCCAACAATATCCTCAGGCAGTATTTTGAGGACAATGTGCGGCTGGTGATCATCGACTTGGGAGGTTCCTATTCCAAGTTCGCAAAACTCTATCCCGAAGCGCATATCATATTGCGCTATGAACAAGGAAAAAATCTGGGCATCAATCCCTTTTATATTTCCAACGATGCCGATCTGACCCCGGAACGCCTGGAAGACCTTGCCGTTTTTTTACTGGAACTTTTGGCGGAAGGGAAAACGGTTTCCAAAGGTAGGGAAGTGGCCATGAAGAAAGTGCTGTTGCACTATTATGGCCAAGTCCGCAAAGCACATTCGCTGGCTTCCCTTTACCATTTTGTCGATAGGAACAAAGAAAACCTCATGCAGGATCTGGGCATCCAAGAGGCGCATTTCAGTACCTATGATTTCCTGCATATCATATCGGAATATGTGGAAGGAGGGCTGTATAGCTTTTTGTTCAATGTTGGCGAAGACCAGACCTATAAAATAGAGGATAAACGGATGATCGTTTTTGAACTGGACGAGGTTCGGGACAACAAGGAAATCCTGTCGGTGATGCTAAAACTCATTAAGTCCGCCATACAGCGTACCATTTGGCGGAACCGCTCCGAAAGGGGCATCATTTTATTCGATGAGTTTGCCAAACAGTTGAAGTTCGATAATGTTCTGGAAAGTGTGGAATTCTACTATCAGGCCATCCGTAAGCAGAATGGCGCCATTGGTATCATTCTGCAATCCATCAACCAATTGCCGGACAATTCCACTTCTGCCAGTATCCTGGAAAATACCCAGGTCATTTATAGCCTTCGGAATGAAAAGGGATATGATGAACTGAGGAAGCGGCTCAACCTTTCCGACCATGATCTGAACCAACTTCGCTCCATTAGAAATAACTTAACGGGAGACCGAAAGCACACCGAAATGTTCATCAAGACCGGAAAGGAGAGCAACATCTTTCGCTTGGAAGTGCCGCCCGAAGTGTTCGCGGCCTATCTAACAGATGGTACGGAAAACGAGGCCATAATGGCCATTTATAGGGAGACCAGTGATATGGAAGAAGCCATCAGGAAATTTTTAAAACGCATAAATCAATAA
- a CDS encoding conjugal transfer protein yields MKQYAKTLFIALAFIFLLPAGAACQGMPVYDNTNFISLAKQLVESAKQTSNLLKTVEFLKKQKERIEQVSNVIQQLDAVGQLIQNNGKLFNMVQRDLQDILNSPYVKPDEIDRITDSFNEIIERSMESVEYANKILTSDYLKMTDAERAAILKEYETQSNEMVAEVENKTRRYREIISFRKMQDRINNRTSEY; encoded by the coding sequence ATGAAACAGTATGCAAAAACTTTATTTATAGCACTTGCCTTCATCTTTTTATTGCCGGCAGGCGCTGCCTGCCAGGGTATGCCGGTCTATGATAACACCAATTTTATCAGCCTGGCAAAGCAGCTCGTGGAATCCGCAAAACAGACCTCAAACCTTTTGAAAACGGTCGAGTTCCTAAAAAAACAAAAGGAACGTATTGAGCAGGTGAGCAATGTGATCCAACAACTGGATGCCGTTGGCCAGTTGATACAGAACAATGGGAAGCTCTTCAATATGGTACAAAGGGATTTACAGGATATCTTGAATTCCCCATACGTCAAGCCCGACGAGATCGATCGGATCACGGATTCCTTTAATGAAATTATTGAGCGCTCCATGGAAAGTGTGGAATATGCCAATAAGATATTGACCAGTGATTACCTGAAGATGACCGATGCCGAACGTGCGGCAATCCTAAAAGAGTATGAGACCCAATCGAATGAAATGGTGGCCGAGGTAGAGAATAAAACCAGACGTTACAGGGAGATCATATCGTTTAGGAAAATGCAGGATAGGATCAATAACAGAACAAGTGAATATTAA
- a CDS encoding conjugal transfer protein TraK: MKIPYKNIFDVLRTNRFIVLATVGCSALVCVFSIVVTIRIHRESLNNAFVVSSQGNVVPLEVVNQRENFEVEALAHLKLFHSYFYDLDGNNYKKQVEKALWLGNNSVAELFRQKQAEGVYNRLLQYSLVQNVIKIESHVETKSEPYPFRTVTTFQINRGSITDSYELISSGHLIHVDRHFPHNPHGLLVTDYFENTLRKLEDYENPEK; this comes from the coding sequence ATGAAAATACCTTATAAAAATATTTTTGACGTGCTCCGCACCAACCGTTTTATCGTATTGGCCACCGTGGGATGTTCTGCTTTGGTCTGCGTGTTTTCCATCGTTGTGACCATAAGAATCCACAGGGAGTCCCTAAACAATGCCTTTGTGGTCAGTAGCCAAGGAAATGTGGTGCCCTTGGAAGTGGTCAATCAGCGGGAAAACTTTGAAGTGGAAGCATTGGCACATTTAAAACTCTTCCACAGCTACTTTTATGACCTTGATGGCAACAATTATAAAAAGCAGGTTGAAAAGGCCCTGTGGTTGGGCAACAATTCCGTGGCCGAGCTGTTCCGTCAAAAGCAGGCCGAGGGTGTCTATAATAGGCTCCTGCAATATTCATTGGTACAGAACGTCATCAAGATTGAATCCCATGTGGAAACCAAAAGCGAACCGTATCCGTTCAGGACGGTAACCACCTTTCAGATTAACCGGGGCAGCATAACCGATTCCTACGAACTTATATCCAGCGGACACTTGATCCATGTAGATCGCCACTTTCCACATAACCCCCATGGGTTATTGGTCACGGATTATTTTGAAAATACACTCAGAAAACTTGAAGATTATGAAAATCCAGAAAAGTAA